From the genome of Leptotrichia sp. HSP-342:
GATGAAGTAATTTACCGAACTGCGACTGCCTTATCAGTTGAACATGGCATGACTTCAGTAAAACTTGTTGAAGATTTTGAAGAAAAATCAATAGATTTACTGTCTGTTTATTCTGGAGCCGCAATATTACTTTCGTTTCTGTATGGGCTTGGCAAAAGTAAAGTTGAAAAATTACAAATCGGCATAAATAACTTTACAGCGGGGCTGACAACCGCAGCAATTATCGAGCATGCTTACAGGGAAACACAGCGTAAAGGTTTTTTTGACATTGAAATATTGCCTGCATTATATTTGCTCAAATCGTATCTGGCAAACAGATCGGTTACAGCGATAGCGCTTATGTGGTTTACAACTTTTGGACGGCATCTTGTATTAAATAACTTTTCCAACAAGGAAGTAAGAATTTATCGTTTAAAAGCTGATAATGGAAAATCTCATTATGTTGTAGATGTAAGAAATGATAATTCTATTGAAAATCTGAGTGATTTGATAGATCACATATTTTTTAATAACAGGGCAGGCAATGAGCTAGATGACAAATACATTGCTTTGCAATAAAAATTAATAAATGATAAAATAATAACAAATAAAAATTTGGAGGTATAAAAATGATAAAATTTGGAAACATTAAAAAGGAACATTTAGTAGGAGCAGCAATCGGAGTAGGAACTGTAGCAGTAGGTTATTACCTGTACAAAAAAAATCAAAATAAAGTTGACAGTTTTTTAAGAAAACAAGGAATAAACATAAAAACATCTTCAGAAGCGGCTTACGACAATATGAACCTTGAAGAATTGATGACAACAAAAGAACATCTTGAAGATTTAATTGCTGAAAAAGAACTATCTACAAACACAGCTGCTGCAGAAGCAGTTGCAGAAACTGAAACACGATAGTAAAATAAAGCCGCTTTTTTATTAGTTCAAATATAAAAGGACTTTACCAAAAGGAGGAAAACAATGAAATTAGTATTAATTCGTCATGGAGAAAGTGAATGGAACTTGGAAAACAAATTTACTGGATGGAAAGATGTAGATTTGACTTCAAAAGGAGTGGAAGAGGCAAAAGCTGGAGGTAAAGCATTAAAGGAAATGGGATTAGTTTTTGACATTGCTTACACGTCTTATTTGAAAAGAGCTATTAAAACTCTTAATTACGTTTTGGAAGAACTGGATGAACTATACATTCCAGTTTACAAATCTTGGAGATTGAATGAACGTCATTATGGAGCATTACAAGGATTAAACAAAGCTGAAACTGCTAAAAAATATGGAGACGAGCAAGTCCTTATCTGGAGAAGAAGCTTTGATGTTGCCCCGCCTGCAATAGACAAATCAAGC
Proteins encoded in this window:
- the gpmA gene encoding 2,3-diphosphoglycerate-dependent phosphoglycerate mutase, whose product is MKLVLIRHGESEWNLENKFTGWKDVDLTSKGVEEAKAGGKALKEMGLVFDIAYTSYLKRAIKTLNYVLEELDELYIPVYKSWRLNERHYGALQGLNKAETAKKYGDEQVLIWRRSFDVAPPAIDKSSEYYPKSDRRYADLSDSEAPLGESLKDTIERVLPYWHSHISKSLQEGKNVIVAAHGNSLRALIKYLLNISDDDILKLNLTTGKPLVFEIDKDLKVLSSPDSF